A genomic region of Plasmodium vivax scf_4805 genomic scaffold, whole genome shotgun sequence contains the following coding sequences:
- a CDS encoding variable surface protein Vir35, truncated, putative (encoded by transcript PVX_044690A) gives ELGLIKQAIDADTWNIITTTNTVFLCVSTVIVTLVLFYVLLKVIKYSVLKDGKGKMCAMEYFNFIKKLLKEK, from the coding sequence AAGAGTTGGGTCTTATTAAGCAAGCTATTGATGCAGATACGTGGAATATAATTACAACAACGAATACagtttttttgtgtgtatcAACAGTTATTGTTACATtagttcttttttatgtccttttaaaagttataaaatacTCAGTTTTAAAAGAtggtaaaggaaaaatgtgtgcaatggaatattttaattttatcaaaaaactgttaaaagaaaaatga